One Triticum dicoccoides isolate Atlit2015 ecotype Zavitan chromosome 4B, WEW_v2.0, whole genome shotgun sequence genomic window carries:
- the LOC119293330 gene encoding uncharacterized protein LOC119293330: MQFGCAELKPPCRNAPAPRCNHIHIRTAHRHGSASMAATMKLSLTFVLLLSALVVFGDAGATCDNIRCIQGGYITCKNYPGQKLDGCACVCAPKDGKGCVLHLDSGSTNKCTKY, encoded by the exons ATGCAGTTTGGCTGTGCTGAACTGAAGCCTCCCTGTAGAAACGCCCCGGCACCGCGCTGCAACCACATACATATTCGCACGGCGCACAGACACGGAAGCGCAAGCATGGCCGCCACCATGAAGCTGTCACTCaccttcgtcctcctcctctccg CGCTGGTGGTGTTCGGGGACGCCGGGGCGACCTGCGACAACATCCGGTGCATCCAGGGAGGGTACATCACCTGCAAGAACTACCCCGGCCAGAAGCTCGACGGGTGCGCCTGCGTGTGCGCGCCCAAGGACGGCAAGGGCTGCGTGCTCCACCTCGACAGCGGCTCCACCAACAAATGCACCAAGTACTGA